CTCGGCCGCCGCCAGGGCCGCCGCGGGGTCACGGTCCAGTGCCCGCAGGGTGCGCAGCTTTTCCGCCTCGGCGGTCAGCCGCCGCTCGGCCTCCTCGCAGCGGCCCACGACTCCGGCGAGGGCGGCTGCCTCCTCCGGTACGCCTTCCTCGTACCGCGCCCGTATCGCGCACGCGGCCGACAGTTCGGCCTCCGCCGCCTCGGCCGCCGTCGCGAAGGGGGACACCGCCTCGGGGCCGAACACGGCTTCGGCGAAGGGGAGTTCCTCCCGGAAGGCGCGCAGGTGGTTGTCGGCGTCGACCAGCGCGGCCCGGGAGCGGTCGTCCAGGTCGGCGAGCGGGGGCTGGGTTCCGGGGGAGGGGTACGCGCCGACGTGGGCCGTGCCGGCGGCCGCCGGTGTCGTACGGCTGCGGGTGCGGCGTATCCGGCGGACGGAGCCGTAGGCGGCGAGGGCGAGCACCACGGCGAGCGCGGCCACCGGCAGGACGAGGTCGGCGCCGGAGGACTCGTCCGCCGCAGGGGCGGCGGCGCTCGTACGTGCGCCTGCAACCGGAGCGTCGTCGTTGATCGTCATCCACGGCAACACCAGCCACAGGACCCCGGCGACCACGCCCAGCAGGGCATGTGCCACCCGCGCGGATATGTGCGAGCGGCCCTGCCGCGGGCGGCCCCGTATCAAGGATGGCGTCACGTTTGGGAGCGTATGGGCCGGAATGCGGTGGCGCGAGCGGGGTGGGACGGGCGGGGGTACGCGAGGGGAGTGGGGGAGCGGATGTCAGAGGTGCGGGACATACAGATCGACGGGGATGGGGACGGGGACGGCGAGGCGGCGAAGGAGGCACCGGCGCCGAAGCCGGGCCGCCGCCGCTGGATCCGCCGGGGCCTGATCGCGCTCGCGCTCGTCGTCCTCCTTCCCTTCCTCGGCGTCGCCGTCGCCCTCCGCCTCAACTACGCCGGCGACCCCGCGGACGGCACCCGCAGCCGGGGCAAGGACGCGATCTGGCTCGGGCACGCCTGGGTGGACGGCCGCAAGACCGATGCCGACGTCACCGCCCTCGCCCGGCGCCTGCGGGACACCGGGATCCGGGACCTGTACGTCCACGCGGGGCCCCTGGAACACGACGGGACGCTGCCCGGGTCGGCGTACCCGAAGGCGCGGTGGCTGATCGGCGCCGTGCACAAGGCGGCCCCCGGCATCCGGGTGCAGGCCTGGCTCGGCGACAAGCTCGCCACCGAGAGCCCGGACGGACTGCGCCTCACCGAGAAGGACACCCGCGCCGCCGTCGTGCGCTCCACCCGTCAGATCCTCGACACCGGGTTCGACGGCGCCCACTTCGACCTGGAGCCCCTGCACTCCGGCGACGAGGACTATCTCGACCTCCTCGACGCCCTCCACCAGGTCACCCGCGCCCGCGGCGTACCCCTCTCCGTCGCCGCCCACCAGATCGACCCGCTCCCCGCACTGCACTCCGTCGCGGGCACACTCACCGGGCACCCCAAGTGGTGGTCGCAGGCGTACTTCGGTCAGGTCGCGCGCCGGGTCGACCAGATCGCGGTGATGTCGTACGACACGGCCACGCCCCTGGAGAGCCTGTACGGCGGCTATGTCGCCCAGCAGACCTCGCTGGCCCTGGAGGTCACCCCGGACTCCACCGACCTGCTGATGGGCCTTCCGTTCTACCGTGAGGACAACTTCGACCACTGGTCCTTCGCCGAGACCGTCCCCGCGGCCGTCCGCGGCGTCCGCCTCGGGCTCTCCCGCACGGACGCGGACCGCGCGAACTTCGGTGTGGCGCTGTACGTCGACTTCGCGGCCACGGAGGCGGACTGGACGGCGTACGAGAAGGACTGGGCCACTGGAAAACGACCTGCGGTCCGGCGCGCCGCACTGCGACGATCTGCCGGATGACCACCACCCGCAGACATCTCACCCGCGACGACCTCGCCCCCCTCGCCCGCGCCGCGACCGGCCGCGCCCTCACCGGCGTCACCCGGCTCCGCGGTGGCAGCAAGAAGGGTGTCTACCGGCTGGCCCTCGACGACGGTACGACGGTCGTCGCCTACGTCTGGTCGCCGGACGAGGACTACTGGGACGCCGGCCCCTCCGACCCCCGCGACCCCTTCTCCGCCGGCACCGGTCCCGACGTGTTCACGGCCGCCCACGACCGGCTGGTCGCGGCCGGCGTGCGCACCCCCCGCCTCCTGTACGCCGACACCACCATGGACGCCGTGGTCGTCGAGGACATGCGGGGCGGCAGTCTGGAGGAGGCGCTGGAGCGGGACCCGGTCGCCGGTCGTGCCGCGCTGGAGCTGCTGGCCGCCGAACTCGGGGCCCTGCACGCGCAGGAGGGCCCCGCCTTCGGCAAGGTCGGGCTCGTCGACAACGGCGGTACCTCGTCGTCGGGTTCGGCCGCCCGGCGCATCACCGAGGGCGCCCTGCGCCACATCGAGCAGGCCGCCGTACGGGACGAACGGATCGCCGTCGTACGGGAGGAGCTCGAGGAGACCGTACGACGGCTCGCCGCAGCCGTCCGGCCGCGCGCCCGGCACACCCTCATCCACGGCGAACTCGGCGCCGACCACGTCCTGTTGGACGACCAGGGCAGGCCCGCCCTCATCGACATCGAAGGGCTCATGTACGTCGACGTCGAGTGGGAGCACGTCTTCCTGCGCATCCGCTTCGGACCGCAGTACTACGACGTCCTGCGCGCCCCCGGCCTGGACGAGGACCGGATGAACCTCTACCGCCTCGCCCTGCACGTGTCCCTGGTCGCCGGCCCCCTCCGCCTGATCGAGGGCGACTTCCCGAACCCGGACGGGATGCGGGAGATCGCGGAATCCAACCTGGTCAGGGTGCTGGAGCTCATGGGGCGATGATCGATCGGAGCGGTGCTCTCCGTGGCCGCGATCACCACCGGGTGGATCACGCCGGGCCGGGGCGGGCCAAGGTGCTGCGGCCCCTGTGTGGGGCTGCTGCACCCTGGTCGCCATGGCCGGGATCGGCACGTTTCTGTTCATCGGCCCGCTCCAGGGACCGGACATGAGCAACCCGATCGCTATGAGCGGCAGGCCATGAAGCCGGCTAGGAAGACCTCCTCCTGATCTTCGACCCCAGCCACACCAGCGGGTCGTACTTGCGGTCGACGGCCCTTTCCTTCAAGGGAATCAGCGCGTTGTCCGTGATCTTGATGCCCTCGGGGCAGACCTCCGTGCAGCACTTGGTGATGTTGCAGTAGCCGAGACCGTGCTCGTCCTGGGCCGTCTTCTTGCGGTCCAGGCCGGACTCCTCGGCCGCGTCCAGCGGGTGCATGTCCAGTTCGGCCACCCGCATCAGGAAGCGCGGGCCCGCGAAGGCCGTCTTGTTCTCCTCGTGGTCGCGGACGACATGACAGGTGTCCTGGCACAGGAAGCACTCGATGCACTTGCGGAACTCCTGCGAGCGGTCCACGTCCTCCTGCATCATCCGGTACTCGCCGGGCCCGAGCTCGGGCGGCGGCACGAACGCCGGG
This portion of the Streptomyces canus genome encodes:
- a CDS encoding glycosyl hydrolase family 18 protein codes for the protein MSEVRDIQIDGDGDGDGEAAKEAPAPKPGRRRWIRRGLIALALVVLLPFLGVAVALRLNYAGDPADGTRSRGKDAIWLGHAWVDGRKTDADVTALARRLRDTGIRDLYVHAGPLEHDGTLPGSAYPKARWLIGAVHKAAPGIRVQAWLGDKLATESPDGLRLTEKDTRAAVVRSTRQILDTGFDGAHFDLEPLHSGDEDYLDLLDALHQVTRARGVPLSVAAHQIDPLPALHSVAGTLTGHPKWWSQAYFGQVARRVDQIAVMSYDTATPLESLYGGYVAQQTSLALEVTPDSTDLLMGLPFYREDNFDHWSFAETVPAAVRGVRLGLSRTDADRANFGVALYVDFAATEADWTAYEKDWATGKRPAVRRAALRRSAG
- a CDS encoding succinate dehydrogenase/fumarate reductase iron-sulfur subunit, with the translated sequence MSGYTAHFKVWRGDVKGGDLEDFKVEVNDGEVVLDIIHRLQATQAPDLAVRWNCKAGKCGSCSAEINGRPRLMCMTRMSVFTPEETITVTPLRAFPVVRDLVTNVGFNYQKAREVPAFVPPPELGPGEYRMMQEDVDRSQEFRKCIECFLCQDTCHVVRDHEENKTAFAGPRFLMRVAELDMHPLDAAEESGLDRKKTAQDEHGLGYCNITKCCTEVCPEGIKITDNALIPLKERAVDRKYDPLVWLGSKIRRRSS
- a CDS encoding phosphotransferase encodes the protein MTTTRRHLTRDDLAPLARAATGRALTGVTRLRGGSKKGVYRLALDDGTTVVAYVWSPDEDYWDAGPSDPRDPFSAGTGPDVFTAAHDRLVAAGVRTPRLLYADTTMDAVVVEDMRGGSLEEALERDPVAGRAALELLAAELGALHAQEGPAFGKVGLVDNGGTSSSGSAARRITEGALRHIEQAAVRDERIAVVREELEETVRRLAAAVRPRARHTLIHGELGADHVLLDDQGRPALIDIEGLMYVDVEWEHVFLRIRFGPQYYDVLRAPGLDEDRMNLYRLALHVSLVAGPLRLIEGDFPNPDGMREIAESNLVRVLELMGR